A genome region from Halococcus salifodinae DSM 8989 includes the following:
- a CDS encoding 7-cyano-7-deazaguanine synthase, producing MHDNNSSESKAFVLLSGGIDSAVCLKKASEEHDSVAAIHIDYGQQTEDIERANAEKQADGLDIPLYTCNYRAVFSEFAEGTIEDKEYDREHTTDDDHSVGYVPQRNLHFLTTAAAIAEHNSETGEDIVLYHGAQQNDGEDYPDCRPTFLEVAENAINKSTDQHMIRINTPIINHSKPEVLQLGERLEVDWKVTFSCYNDENGDPCGECPACIEREEAFEKAGISDPLT from the coding sequence ATGCACGACAACAATTCCAGCGAATCGAAGGCATTCGTTCTCCTCTCAGGTGGTATCGACTCGGCCGTTTGTTTGAAGAAAGCGTCTGAAGAGCACGATAGCGTCGCAGCTATCCATATCGACTATGGCCAGCAAACCGAAGACATCGAACGTGCCAACGCAGAGAAGCAGGCAGATGGTCTCGATATACCTCTCTACACCTGCAATTATCGCGCTGTATTCAGCGAATTCGCCGAAGGAACAATCGAGGACAAAGAGTACGACCGCGAGCACACGACCGACGATGACCACAGCGTCGGATACGTTCCACAACGAAACCTCCATTTCCTCACAACTGCTGCTGCGATCGCCGAACACAATTCCGAGACTGGTGAAGATATTGTTCTTTATCACGGTGCCCAACAAAACGATGGAGAGGACTACCCGGACTGTCGTCCAACGTTTCTTGAAGTCGCTGAGAATGCGATCAACAAGTCGACTGACCAACACATGATTCGAATCAATACACCGATCATCAACCACTCGAAGCCGGAAGTGCTGCAACTTGGCGAGCGCTTGGAGGTCGACTGGAAAGTCACATTCAGTTGCTACAACGACGAGAATGGAGACCCCTGTGGAGAATGTCCTGCATGTATCGAGCGGGAGGAAGCGTTCGAAAAGGCTGGCATCTCCGATCCACTCACATAA
- a CDS encoding PQQ-binding-like beta-propeller repeat protein encodes MWPTFRFDAANSGYNPEGTGLKQGEQYWRLAPTGAATLTDETLFAVTNGEDYRTLTRRDPATAEVRSRTRLVDYGVNPPPTVAGDRVFVTTFIEAFCLATDRNTVVWRGPEMDGIQAPPAVSDGTVFVNSGGFEATAPQLRAFDAATGNEQWRYDTGNRSYTTPAVETGRVFIASSAGLHAVDATSGEQLYFVADVGGERTVPAVANGSIYIVTHGRSEDDQLVAVDAADGSVQWRESFPDLGYGSPVIADDIVYAEGENGVVALDAASGQRSRMIGGSGSPVARVGEVLYTTDGGTLVALDVSGGQLWSHTTEEVQIQDTIGQDIHHVTPVAGAVYVSAHDGFHGFGPA; translated from the coding sequence GTGTGGCCGACCTTTCGGTTCGATGCGGCGAACTCGGGATACAACCCCGAAGGAACGGGGCTCAAGCAGGGAGAGCAGTATTGGCGACTCGCTCCCACCGGCGCGGCCACTCTCACCGACGAGACGCTCTTCGCCGTCACCAACGGCGAGGACTATCGGACGCTCACACGGCGCGATCCGGCGACCGCCGAGGTTCGCTCCCGAACTCGACTCGTCGACTATGGGGTGAATCCACCACCGACCGTCGCCGGCGACCGTGTTTTCGTCACGACGTTCATTGAGGCGTTCTGCCTCGCCACGGACCGCAACACCGTCGTGTGGCGTGGCCCCGAAATGGACGGTATCCAGGCCCCACCGGCAGTGTCCGACGGGACCGTGTTCGTCAACAGCGGCGGATTCGAGGCAACCGCGCCGCAGTTGCGAGCGTTCGATGCTGCGACAGGTAACGAGCAGTGGCGGTACGACACGGGGAACAGGTCGTACACGACACCAGCCGTCGAAACCGGTCGCGTGTTCATCGCCAGCAGCGCGGGCCTCCATGCTGTCGATGCCACCAGCGGTGAACAGCTGTACTTCGTTGCGGATGTCGGAGGAGAACGAACGGTACCCGCGGTTGCAAACGGGAGCATCTATATCGTCACCCACGGGCGCAGCGAGGACGACCAACTGGTCGCCGTCGACGCGGCCGATGGCTCCGTGCAATGGCGCGAGAGCTTTCCGGACCTAGGTTATGGGTCGCCCGTTATCGCGGACGACATCGTCTACGCAGAAGGGGAAAACGGCGTGGTAGCTCTCGATGCGGCCAGCGGCCAGCGATCGAGAATGATCGGCGGAAGCGGCTCGCCCGTCGCCCGCGTCGGTGAGGTTCTCTACACAACCGATGGAGGCACGCTCGTCGCGCTGGATGTGTCCGGCGGCCAACTCTGGTCGCATACGACCGAAGAGGTACAGATTCAGGACACCATCGGTCAGGACATCCATCATGTCACGCCAGTCGCTGGAGCCGTCTATGTAAGCGCTCATGACGGGTTTCACGGCTTCGGGCCTGCTTGA
- a CDS encoding BREX system ATP-binding domain-containing protein, translating to MTNDTFSITDEQRDYSQFGLEENPFPYSPVPDNDPALYCGQEHATRAISDTVSTMLSTGKSKHLVVTAKYGNGKSHTLKYTRSLVRDREDVVVGYVAQPGEGFRDIYHEFVYDLGFDRIQTLAYEYLAQVARNTTDCNPTDASTVEQLIDDGEVLLSELVPEAVQQLNNVTKFADFARAIVHMVYEDTNLYAWQWLTAEGIRYEQRKEMEIHSALDDDTTSVRAFTALKNLLLDLGYTGVFVFVDEFESIARLSAKAEQATLNSIRHLMDQNSHGLCMLFGCAPEVWQDVMSEYHAFSERIGQEVALRPLTDDHINKLVSTYIAPARTNGTGGVDPFTEESLSIIHQRSQGNIRQVLSVCSRVLDAAVDEERSRIDADFIQEEI from the coding sequence ATGACCAACGATACATTCAGCATTACGGACGAACAGCGCGACTACTCCCAATTCGGCTTAGAGGAGAATCCCTTCCCATACAGTCCAGTTCCGGATAACGACCCAGCACTCTACTGTGGGCAGGAGCACGCCACGAGAGCCATCAGCGACACCGTCTCGACGATGCTCTCGACCGGGAAGTCGAAGCATCTCGTTGTCACCGCAAAGTACGGAAATGGGAAGTCACACACGCTCAAGTACACACGCTCGCTCGTGCGCGACCGTGAGGATGTCGTCGTCGGCTACGTCGCCCAGCCGGGCGAAGGTTTCCGCGATATCTATCACGAGTTCGTCTACGATCTCGGGTTCGACCGCATTCAGACGCTCGCTTACGAGTACCTCGCTCAGGTGGCCCGCAACACCACCGATTGCAATCCAACGGACGCAAGCACGGTAGAGCAACTAATCGATGACGGTGAAGTATTACTATCGGAACTGGTTCCGGAGGCTGTCCAGCAACTCAACAACGTGACGAAGTTCGCTGACTTCGCTCGTGCGATCGTACATATGGTGTACGAGGATACGAACCTCTACGCGTGGCAGTGGCTCACTGCCGAGGGCATTCGCTATGAGCAGCGCAAAGAAATGGAGATCCATAGTGCACTCGACGACGATACTACCAGTGTCCGAGCGTTCACGGCGCTGAAGAACCTCCTGCTTGATCTCGGTTATACAGGTGTTTTCGTTTTCGTTGATGAGTTCGAGAGCATTGCTCGACTCAGCGCGAAAGCCGAACAAGCGACGCTGAACAGCATCCGTCACTTGATGGACCAGAACAGTCATGGTCTCTGTATGCTCTTTGGGTGTGCACCGGAGGTCTGGCAGGACGTAATGAGCGAGTACCACGCGTTCTCTGAGCGTATTGGGCAAGAAGTGGCCCTGCGACCACTAACCGACGACCATATCAACAAATTGGTGTCAACGTATATTGCTCCCGCACGGACAAATGGAACAGGGGGTGTTGATCCATTCACCGAAGAGAGTCTCTCAATAATACACCAGCGATCACAGGGGAACATCCGACAGGTTCTCTCTGTGTGTAGCCGGGTACTCGATGCGGCAGTCGACGAAGAGCGATCGAGGATCGACGCCGATTTCATACAGGAAGAAATATGA
- a CDS encoding class I SAM-dependent methyltransferase, translating into MYNFGLYHWRRRLRTILTALAVILPAGVCQRTSESRWIRLVATAAMFGGAVHGATAVRRLLSPPPWALDREPYAALASALPFAGADHALDIGCGTGRSLVGLAPSVPDSCTLLGLDVFDDRIILGNGAALARRNGRAAGVDIAPIVGGASRLPVATGSQDVVTACRVLHDLPAAEVDPALREAHHVCAPEGTLGVLELPIVPGDTTATPEEYWPDRITQAGFTVTRVERVGREGRAEPYILVGATP; encoded by the coding sequence ATGTACAACTTCGGGCTGTATCACTGGCGGCGACGGCTGCGAACCATCCTGACCGCACTCGCTGTGATCCTTCCCGCCGGGGTATGCCAGCGAACGAGTGAATCGCGGTGGATCCGTCTGGTCGCCACGGCGGCGATGTTCGGTGGGGCAGTCCATGGAGCGACGGCAGTGCGTCGGCTGCTGTCCCCACCTCCGTGGGCTCTCGACCGGGAACCATACGCCGCGCTTGCATCCGCGCTACCGTTCGCGGGGGCCGACCATGCGCTCGACATCGGGTGTGGCACCGGACGGTCGCTCGTCGGTCTCGCTCCCAGCGTGCCCGACTCGTGTACGTTGCTGGGGCTCGACGTGTTCGACGATCGCATCATCCTCGGGAACGGCGCGGCACTCGCGCGGCGCAACGGCCGCGCGGCGGGCGTCGACATTGCGCCCATCGTCGGCGGCGCATCTCGGCTTCCCGTGGCAACTGGCTCGCAGGACGTGGTGACTGCGTGTCGAGTGCTCCACGACCTTCCAGCGGCGGAGGTCGATCCGGCACTCCGCGAGGCCCATCACGTCTGTGCACCCGAGGGCACGCTCGGCGTACTCGAACTCCCGATCGTTCCCGGGGACACGACCGCAACCCCTGAGGAGTACTGGCCCGACCGCATCACTCAGGCGGGCTTCACCGTCACAAGGGTCGAACGAGTGGGGCGGGAGGGCCGCGCCGAGCCATACATCCTCGTCGGCGCTACGCCCTAA
- a CDS encoding ribbon-helix-helix domain-containing protein, whose amino-acid sequence MPKISVEVPEELMNDIDEHIGDDGKFVNRSDAIRASMRKTLDILDEIDERHGRLENEE is encoded by the coding sequence ATGCCCAAAATCAGCGTCGAGGTCCCTGAGGAGTTGATGAACGATATTGACGAACACATCGGTGACGATGGTAAATTTGTGAATCGTAGCGACGCAATCCGCGCCTCGATGCGAAAAACTCTCGATATACTGGATGAGATCGACGAACGACATGGTCGCCTCGAAAATGAAGAATAG
- a CDS encoding 7-carboxy-7-deazaguanine synthase QueE, giving the protein MPVSSEVDTTERPQDGSGTESLPINELFYSMQGEGKLAGIPSVFVRTSGCNLRCWFCDSYHTSWEPTHAWMSTEEIIEEVSTHTKADHVVITGGEPLIHDETTNLIDTLASRGYHITVETNGTICPDAAIDLASISPKLSSSTPTASKDPKGDGEWSEEHEERRIDMTALMHLVENYPFQLKFVVTSSADIKELNDIIERIRQQTSARVRNKDVLLMPEGQTEAEIAQKRAQVADLAMEHGYRYTPRLHVNLWNDEAGR; this is encoded by the coding sequence ATGCCGGTCAGTTCAGAAGTCGATACGACCGAGAGACCACAGGATGGATCCGGAACAGAGAGTCTCCCAATCAACGAACTCTTTTATTCGATGCAAGGAGAGGGTAAACTCGCGGGTATCCCGTCAGTTTTTGTTCGTACAAGTGGCTGTAATCTTCGCTGTTGGTTTTGCGATTCGTATCATACGTCTTGGGAACCCACACACGCATGGATGAGCACCGAAGAGATCATCGAAGAAGTCTCTACCCACACCAAAGCGGATCACGTCGTTATCACCGGTGGTGAACCGTTGATTCATGACGAAACGACAAATCTCATCGACACCCTCGCCAGCAGGGGTTACCATATAACAGTTGAAACGAACGGAACAATCTGCCCAGATGCGGCAATTGATCTCGCAAGCATCAGCCCGAAACTCTCTAGCAGTACACCCACAGCATCGAAAGATCCGAAAGGCGATGGCGAATGGAGTGAAGAGCACGAAGAGCGCCGGATCGATATGACGGCGCTGATGCACCTGGTTGAGAACTACCCGTTTCAACTCAAGTTCGTTGTTACCTCTTCAGCGGACATTAAGGAGCTTAATGACATTATCGAGCGTATTCGTCAGCAGACAAGTGCTCGCGTGCGAAACAAGGACGTTTTGCTCATGCCGGAAGGACAGACTGAGGCCGAAATCGCACAGAAGCGTGCACAGGTTGCCGACCTCGCGATGGAACATGGGTATCGATACACTCCACGCCTGCACGTGAACCTCTGGAACGACGAAGCGGGAAGGTGA
- a CDS encoding recombinase family protein: MARYATYIRASTDDQETSHQRDAIDEWLSQHEVDSSEIDRYVDLAQSGADPGREQFTELVDAIQSESYEYVVVWEISRLARLGSIYQRFFEHCEDAGTTVAITDGWVEEVRPDGTGKLIADISAAVAEEERRRLTKRIESGVSRAQREGKWLGRVPKGFRRDDDGYLQLIHEADRDAGEISYLEMRSAIERVDDGESYRSVAADTPNIGRSTIMSIDKNEDRRAWYLDAEADDGRVDQVLTNTTD; this comes from the coding sequence ATGGCCCGCTACGCCACCTACATTCGCGCCTCGACCGACGATCAGGAAACCTCTCACCAGCGCGATGCGATCGACGAGTGGCTATCGCAGCATGAGGTTGATTCGTCGGAGATCGACCGGTACGTCGACCTCGCCCAGTCGGGAGCCGATCCCGGTCGCGAACAGTTCACCGAACTCGTCGACGCGATCCAATCCGAGAGCTACGAGTATGTGGTCGTATGGGAGATCTCCCGGCTTGCACGACTCGGTAGCATCTACCAGCGCTTCTTCGAGCACTGCGAGGACGCTGGAACCACGGTCGCGATCACCGACGGATGGGTCGAGGAGGTCCGCCCTGATGGGACGGGAAAGCTCATCGCCGACATCTCCGCAGCGGTCGCCGAGGAGGAACGACGCCGGCTCACCAAACGGATCGAATCGGGCGTCTCGCGCGCGCAACGCGAGGGCAAGTGGCTCGGCAGAGTCCCGAAGGGCTTTCGCCGCGACGACGACGGCTACCTCCAACTGATTCACGAGGCTGACCGAGACGCCGGCGAGATCAGCTACCTGGAGATGCGCAGCGCGATCGAGCGCGTCGACGACGGCGAATCCTACCGATCGGTCGCAGCCGATACGCCGAACATCGGTCGATCAACCATCATGAGTATCGACAAGAACGAGGATCGCCGCGCGTGGTATCTCGACGCCGAGGCCGATGATGGTCGCGTTGACCAAGTGCTCACAAACACGACTGATTGA
- a CDS encoding queuine tRNA-ribosyltransferase tRNA-guanine transglycosylase translates to MLEFYETLEVDVGVTIDHLVLGSGHTSRLYLDDRALGDEFTTSDLPEWLAESDTDVMTDTWPDEWPDYVAEYDSTLRDTADSEVDSFRAADFEGEKQDVLTRLKDDPRAVYRDDDMAFRYELTLDNAAEMQDFYQDGDYSFRLMVAIQGWDPDSYERAVEDVLDLGYQYIGIGGVAGSSEDAVKRTVSAVGNAVKHHERTYRTRIDTHVFGFAKTGAFDTIGRAGMASFDSASMLRAAWTGGDNYHLDSTRRFDAIRVRYPPYSADLETSIEWALRAQELLIALRAFDKDESIVDALRSWQDTALTALANLPMYIREHRHDAQFDETTLRPITSSFRDHYEYGRELKANFSDDFRTRLIKLLRDDGSENPLSFTAYKNLIKTATEVIEGRAPTKIDTIERRETNTGTVGTFDQLWVLLETYAEFVGDGNNLDSYERVLRAEPWRECDCTICREHGIEVAIWRGNNRNRRRGFHNTQRFYDQFERALPKVLVITRGSSALSRSDTGEEYLRDEHETLWTHVHDLPVAEIGVATADGVQEWWDDPPTTISLDMDWMADELATVCERYQDLYVDGSDWTLPEKVRSALEETDCTVHVHEEPSELRSAVLSRLGYQESFLPKHLQQSGLTEF, encoded by the coding sequence ATGCTGGAGTTCTACGAGACGCTTGAGGTTGATGTCGGGGTCACAATTGATCATCTCGTCCTAGGCTCCGGACATACCAGCCGACTCTATCTTGATGATCGTGCCCTCGGCGACGAGTTTACCACCAGTGATCTCCCGGAATGGTTGGCCGAGAGTGATACTGACGTGATGACCGACACTTGGCCGGACGAGTGGCCAGACTACGTTGCTGAGTACGACTCTACACTCCGAGATACTGCTGATAGCGAAGTCGACAGCTTCCGCGCTGCTGATTTCGAGGGAGAGAAACAAGACGTTCTCACGCGACTCAAAGATGATCCTCGGGCAGTGTATCGAGATGACGATATGGCCTTCCGGTACGAGTTGACTCTCGACAACGCCGCCGAGATGCAGGATTTTTACCAAGATGGTGACTATTCCTTCCGACTAATGGTCGCCATCCAAGGGTGGGACCCTGACTCCTACGAGAGAGCCGTTGAGGACGTGCTTGACTTGGGGTACCAGTACATCGGTATCGGTGGAGTTGCCGGAAGCAGCGAAGATGCCGTCAAACGCACAGTCTCTGCGGTCGGGAACGCGGTCAAACATCACGAGCGAACGTATCGTACGCGAATCGATACCCACGTGTTCGGGTTCGCCAAGACCGGCGCGTTCGATACGATCGGCCGTGCTGGCATGGCGAGTTTCGACAGCGCCAGTATGCTCCGTGCGGCGTGGACCGGTGGCGATAACTATCACCTCGACAGCACTCGACGGTTCGATGCGATTCGAGTACGATACCCGCCGTACAGTGCAGACCTCGAAACCAGTATCGAGTGGGCACTTCGCGCTCAGGAACTACTTATTGCGCTCCGGGCGTTCGATAAGGACGAGTCGATCGTCGACGCCCTCCGTTCATGGCAGGATACTGCGCTCACAGCCCTTGCCAATCTCCCCATGTATATCCGTGAGCACCGGCACGACGCCCAGTTCGACGAGACGACGCTTCGGCCTATCACGAGTTCCTTCCGTGATCACTACGAATACGGACGTGAACTCAAAGCCAATTTCAGTGATGACTTCCGGACTCGACTCATCAAACTCCTCCGCGACGACGGCTCCGAGAATCCCCTTTCGTTCACTGCGTACAAGAATCTCATCAAGACGGCCACTGAGGTAATCGAGGGTCGCGCCCCGACGAAGATCGACACTATCGAGCGCCGCGAGACAAACACTGGGACGGTCGGAACGTTTGACCAACTCTGGGTACTCCTCGAAACGTATGCCGAGTTCGTCGGAGACGGGAACAATCTTGATTCCTACGAGCGCGTCCTCCGGGCCGAACCCTGGAGGGAGTGTGACTGTACTATTTGTCGTGAACATGGCATTGAAGTCGCCATCTGGCGTGGGAACAATCGCAACCGCCGACGTGGGTTCCACAACACGCAACGCTTCTACGATCAGTTCGAGCGTGCCTTGCCGAAGGTGCTGGTCATCACCCGTGGGAGCAGTGCGCTTTCACGGAGCGATACTGGCGAAGAATATCTCCGGGATGAACACGAAACGCTCTGGACGCACGTTCATGACCTGCCCGTCGCAGAGATCGGCGTCGCCACCGCCGATGGGGTCCAAGAGTGGTGGGACGATCCACCGACGACGATCTCACTCGATATGGATTGGATGGCGGACGAGCTTGCGACCGTCTGTGAGCGGTATCAGGACCTCTACGTCGATGGAAGCGATTGGACGCTTCCTGAGAAGGTTCGCTCGGCCCTCGAAGAGACAGACTGCACAGTCCACGTCCACGAGGAACCTAGCGAACTACGCAGCGCCGTGCTCAGTCGTCTGGGCTACCAAGAATCGTTCCTCCCGAAACATCTTCAGCAGTCGGGTCTTACTGAGTTTTGA
- a CDS encoding DUF6516 family protein: MADDESPEVVYEKRKVVRADVLVRYKFIYPAAVGRYPPGACCALHFGVADPADPPDDTEWPIGPEQGTMLRYDNDHGDGTHHRHIGGDLDSEYEFPGTVAAVCDRFFRETGIEPFGSSPEDYDI; the protein is encoded by the coding sequence ATGGCCGATGATGAGAGCCCCGAGGTGGTCTATGAGAAACGGAAGGTGGTGCGAGCGGACGTACTCGTCCGATACAAGTTCATCTACCCTGCCGCTGTCGGACGATACCCGCCTGGGGCGTGTTGCGCGCTCCACTTCGGAGTCGCTGATCCGGCCGATCCGCCCGACGACACCGAGTGGCCGATCGGCCCGGAACAGGGCACGATGCTGCGCTACGACAACGACCACGGCGACGGAACCCATCATCGTCACATCGGCGGCGATCTCGACTCCGAGTACGAGTTTCCAGGGACAGTCGCAGCGGTTTGCGACCGATTCTTTCGAGAAACAGGAATCGAGCCGTTCGGCTCATCACCGGAGGACTACGACATATGA
- a CDS encoding 6-pyruvoyl trahydropterin synthase family protein yields the protein MPQSVAKEDGLRDVTLSDESRVLSIGRDRPIRISTGHRILHHEGKCSRPHGHNYKIAVTVTGTLREEGWVVDKGTVTDIVEEWDHRFLLERGDPLIDAFEQSGDSDATVVLDHPPTAEVMGIILENRLRDRLPASVNEVDVEVRETSELGTHPSR from the coding sequence ATGCCCCAGAGTGTAGCCAAGGAAGATGGACTACGTGACGTAACACTCTCAGATGAATCACGGGTGCTTTCGATTGGACGAGACCGTCCGATCCGTATTAGCACTGGACATCGGATTCTCCATCACGAGGGAAAGTGTAGCCGCCCTCATGGACACAACTACAAAATTGCTGTCACGGTTACTGGAACACTCCGAGAAGAGGGGTGGGTCGTCGACAAAGGTACTGTGACCGATATCGTTGAGGAGTGGGATCACCGATTTCTGCTCGAACGTGGTGACCCACTCATCGACGCGTTCGAACAAAGCGGCGATAGCGATGCCACTGTCGTTCTCGACCATCCACCCACGGCTGAGGTGATGGGTATTATTCTCGAAAACAGGTTACGAGACCGATTACCTGCATCGGTTAATGAAGTGGATGTTGAGGTGCGTGAGACAAGCGAACTGGGGACGCACCCCTCACGATAG
- a CDS encoding winged helix-turn-helix transcriptional regulator — protein MSGGNAKSMHSAVDEVVCPKRSLEILDYLSEHDESNFSTIEDAVPTSSDVVTERLETLQEYGLVEREERSSRNVRYSLTQDGETFLTHLEEVDEFLQNSRGD, from the coding sequence GTGAGCGGGGGCAACGCCAAGAGTATGCACTCCGCGGTCGACGAAGTAGTCTGTCCGAAGCGGTCGCTGGAGATCTTAGACTATCTCAGCGAACACGACGAATCGAACTTCAGTACGATTGAGGATGCTGTGCCGACATCGAGCGATGTAGTGACTGAGCGATTGGAAACGCTCCAAGAGTACGGGTTAGTTGAGCGCGAAGAGCGGAGTTCACGCAACGTCCGGTATTCGCTCACTCAGGATGGGGAAACGTTTCTCACCCATCTCGAAGAAGTAGATGAGTTTCTCCAAAACTCCCGCGGCGACTAG
- a CDS encoding HVO_A0114 family putative DNA-binding protein, whose translation MTENDTENGREQESAEHAGSYPDSVPDEWARTLRVTVESEEQSDESSTDYPTLSFPDVDTAAAVFTDSTLALLRALNVHEPASIREAARLVDRDKKNVHDQLRKLAAHGIVEFVEEGNAKRPIVAYDEIVFDFAVSLDSEMDHTDEPAAA comes from the coding sequence ATGACTGAGAACGACACCGAGAACGGACGTGAACAGGAGAGTGCGGAGCACGCTGGGTCGTATCCCGATTCCGTGCCCGACGAGTGGGCGCGGACGCTGCGTGTCACCGTTGAGTCCGAGGAGCAAAGCGACGAGAGTAGCACCGACTATCCGACGCTTTCGTTCCCGGATGTGGACACCGCGGCAGCGGTGTTCACCGACTCGACGCTCGCGCTCTTGCGCGCGTTGAATGTCCATGAACCGGCGAGCATTCGGGAAGCAGCACGGCTGGTCGACCGGGACAAGAAAAACGTCCATGACCAGCTCCGAAAGCTCGCTGCCCACGGTATCGTCGAGTTCGTCGAAGAGGGGAACGCTAAACGGCCGATCGTCGCCTACGATGAGATCGTCTTCGACTTCGCCGTTTCACTCGATTCTGAGATGGACCACACTGACGAACCTGCTGCCGCATAG
- a CDS encoding tRNA-guanine transglycosylase: MLYRQRTLNTPHGCIKTPVLFPVRNIGKRSSDNTPAYADAIPDLRTAMVNARAIRQRDPQWNRLLNGATLREEMDIPEETVIFADSGGFDFQAGDVDTTPARTLETQRQIGADILGTVDRPISRENRDRENQRRISDSAEYAVEASDEHDGEELLFASIHGLDPETVQNNVRYLERNGDFDGYALGSLVPVRTDYKKVTSIILAARRATDKHLHVYGLGGLVYQPLLLYLGVDSFDSSAFIRSAGNRNYLVPGFGGQELKHVTELSYLPCSCPVCRDTPFTELREDRNALTKHNLWALTMELRRFRYMVAANEDVEAYLDLRFQGNEVTKRAYRQAKQQVRRLT; encoded by the coding sequence ATGCTGTACAGACAACGAACGCTCAACACGCCACACGGGTGCATTAAGACGCCCGTCCTGTTCCCGGTTCGGAACATCGGCAAACGATCCTCCGACAACACGCCAGCGTACGCCGATGCGATTCCGGACCTTCGGACAGCGATGGTGAATGCACGAGCGATCAGACAACGTGATCCACAGTGGAATCGCCTCCTCAACGGGGCTACTCTCCGTGAAGAGATGGACATCCCAGAGGAAACCGTCATCTTCGCCGACAGTGGGGGGTTCGACTTCCAAGCGGGAGACGTCGACACTACCCCAGCACGGACGCTCGAAACACAGCGTCAGATCGGCGCGGACATCCTCGGGACGGTAGATCGGCCCATCTCCCGAGAGAACCGAGACAGGGAAAACCAGCGGCGCATCTCCGATAGTGCGGAGTATGCCGTTGAAGCGAGTGACGAACATGACGGTGAGGAATTACTGTTCGCCAGTATCCATGGTCTCGATCCGGAGACGGTACAGAACAACGTCCGGTACTTAGAGCGTAACGGCGATTTCGACGGGTACGCGCTCGGGAGTCTCGTTCCGGTCAGAACAGATTACAAAAAGGTGACAAGTATAATACTTGCGGCCAGACGGGCGACCGACAAGCACCTGCATGTGTACGGATTGGGGGGGTTAGTATACCAACCCCTACTGCTGTACCTGGGGGTCGATAGTTTCGACTCCTCGGCATTTATCCGGAGCGCTGGAAACCGGAATTATCTGGTTCCAGGGTTTGGTGGTCAGGAACTCAAACACGTCACCGAACTCTCGTACCTCCCGTGTTCGTGCCCAGTCTGTCGTGACACGCCGTTTACGGAGTTGCGTGAGGATCGTAATGCCCTGACGAAGCACAATCTCTGGGCGCTCACGATGGAACTCCGACGCTTCCGCTACATGGTTGCTGCCAACGAGGACGTGGAGGCGTACCTCGACCTACGGTTTCAGGGTAACGAGGTCACCAAACGGGCGTACCGACAGGCGAAACAGCAGGTCAGGAGACTCACGTGA